CCCGGCGCGAATCCGTGCATACTAATCATGTAATCAAATCCTGGAGGGATAACCCATGAATGAACGCGAAAGAATTTTAGACCTAGTTAAAAAAGGCGTTATTTCAAGCGAAGAGGCGCTGGTACTTTTGGAAAACCTGGCGAAACGTCAAGGTTCCCAGCAGGCCGCTAGCCCGGCCGATAACACAGCTCCCGAAGAAACTTCGGAAACGCCGAATACGGATGATGAGCATGCAACCAGTGACACGGATCGCAATGAAGCGCTGACAGAACTCAACACTGAGATTGCTGAAGCAGCAGGTGCCTTAGATGCTGCTACCGCACAGGTTACAACTATTGGTAAACAAATCGATGCGAACAACGAACAGATCATCGTGCTGGACACGATGGAAGATCTCGAAGCCCTTTCCCCGGAAAAATACCAAAAGCGCGGGGATTTGAAACAGGAGAATCAGAAACTGACTGATCAGTTGGCCGAACTAAAAGGCCAAATTGAGTCTCTGAAAGCGAACCTTGCCGGCTTACGTCACCAAAAGCATGATTTAGAGCGTAAGAAGCTTGGCGACAAGATTTTAAATGACGATTGGCAAAAAGATGCTCGCGATGCTTTTTCTGAGTTTGGCAAAAACTTAGGTGATGCAACCACGCAACTGGGTGGGTTCGTGAAGGATACTGTCAACAATGTTTTGGATAACGTTGACTGGAAGAATGTCACCATTACAGTACCCGGTTTAGCAACTGAAAAATTTGACCATGTTTTCGATTTTCCAGATAGTCAGGCAACGATTCTTGATGTGAAAGTTGCTAATGGTGACGTGAAGTTCAAGACTTGGGATCAGCCAGGCATTCAAGTTGCTGCTGCGATCAAGTTGTACGGCAAAATGGATGCCGCATCGCCGCTGGATGCGTTCAAAGACCGGAGCCGCATTGATGTCACGGACGATCATTTTAGCTTCCAAGTGCCAAACAAGCGGGTTCAAGCTGATTTGGTCATCTCATTGCCAAAGCGCAGTTATGATCATGTTGCTGTCCGGTTATTAAATGGCAGTGCAGACTTAACTGGCATTACCGGTAAAGATTTCTATGTTAAGAGTACAAATGGTCAGATGAACTTCACTCATGTTGATGGTGTCATGATCGAGAGTGAAGGTGTCA
This genomic window from Lacticaseibacillus paracasei subsp. paracasei contains:
- the liaX gene encoding daptomycin-sensing surface protein LiaX, coding for MNERERILDLVKKGVISSEEALVLLENLAKRQGSQQAASPADNTAPEETSETPNTDDEHATSDTDRNEALTELNTEIAEAAGALDAATAQVTTIGKQIDANNEQIIVLDTMEDLEALSPEKYQKRGDLKQENQKLTDQLAELKGQIESLKANLAGLRHQKHDLERKKLGDKILNDDWQKDARDAFSEFGKNLGDATTQLGGFVKDTVNNVLDNVDWKNVTITVPGLATEKFDHVFDFPDSQATILDVKVANGDVKFKTWDQPGIQVAAAIKLYGKMDAASPLDAFKDRSRIDVTDDHFSFQVPNKRVQADLVISLPKRSYDHVAVRLLNGSADLTGITGKDFYVKSTNGQMNFTHVDGVMIESEGVNGSIKVQGGHTHDLLLTTVNGDVSVDADPATAALKTVNGTVRATYHTDFTTLEGTSMNGNVKVAVPSSIALNGEVRTHFGSIKSRLSEVAEPAKGIKRLELTRPGTGSSEMKLNTTSGNIQLKDSND